In one Natronosalvus amylolyticus genomic region, the following are encoded:
- a CDS encoding class I SAM-dependent methyltransferase, with translation MSSIPKPIKGRIPEPVLERWGAMTDEMETLPGAVYDRIPDPMKPAIKHGYHIVSPTASWSYLRRRERARSQFAEDFFGQERYDQLWTEFFDESDIVDIVMSGLEEVGDQKVVFDTHRGVAAHVYALIRTWKPDRIVSSGVYSGVGTASMLLALRENEHGTLYTVDDAQTRAQAIDDGMRTDGNGTTPSDGTRATMLEHIARGRPSCSEHRSHLLPEGKEPGWIVPDELKDRWVSRLGSPRDELPKLYSELPDIDIYYHDSEYSTSGMLFEYELAWEWLKPGGMLISPHIDRNDAFETFVTEREAPHGLLEFDYLASSEYDVPCSCGYVMKSA, from the coding sequence ATGAGTTCGATACCAAAACCAATCAAAGGACGCATTCCAGAACCGGTTCTCGAGCGGTGGGGGGCAATGACCGACGAGATGGAAACGCTGCCGGGAGCTGTGTACGACCGTATACCTGACCCGATGAAACCTGCGATCAAACACGGCTATCACATCGTCAGTCCCACAGCCTCCTGGTCGTACCTCAGACGCCGTGAAAGAGCTCGGTCACAGTTTGCCGAGGACTTCTTTGGCCAAGAGCGCTACGATCAACTCTGGACGGAGTTTTTCGACGAGAGCGATATCGTCGATATTGTGATGAGTGGCCTCGAGGAAGTTGGAGATCAGAAAGTCGTCTTCGATACACATCGAGGGGTTGCTGCACACGTGTATGCGCTCATCCGGACGTGGAAGCCTGACCGAATTGTCTCGAGCGGGGTCTACAGCGGTGTCGGCACTGCATCGATGCTGCTGGCATTACGAGAGAACGAACACGGCACCCTGTATACGGTTGATGATGCCCAGACGCGAGCACAGGCCATCGATGATGGGATGCGAACTGATGGCAACGGAACCACTCCTTCTGACGGTACGCGAGCTACAATGCTCGAACACATTGCACGCGGACGACCGTCGTGTTCCGAACACCGCAGCCACCTGCTTCCAGAAGGGAAAGAACCGGGATGGATCGTTCCCGATGAACTGAAAGACCGTTGGGTTTCACGGCTGGGGTCACCTCGGGACGAACTGCCGAAACTCTATTCCGAACTCCCCGATATCGATATATATTATCACGATTCGGAGTATTCAACCTCCGGTATGCTGTTCGAATATGAACTCGCGTGGGAATGGCTCAAGCCAGGTGGGATGTTAATCTCTCCCCACATCGATCGGAACGACGCATTTGAGACGTTCGTAACCGAACGAGAAGCGCCCCACGGCCTGCTTGAGTTTGATTACCTGGCGAGCAGCGAGTACGATGTTCCGTGTAGTTGTGGGTACGTCATGAAATCGGCCTAA
- a CDS encoding lipopolysaccharide biosynthesis protein → MASSFQSAILTVLFSKVSILALSVLFTPLLVRLLGPTLYGQYAIILSVFAITAIFMMSGTTEAVRKYVSEQDDVEWQVAVIKQTYQPAFLIGILAAVAFALLAWSGVVATLFGEAFTPLFYLLSAYAIGRQLRVHILWTLMGLQLESWSEPLKVVQKVVFVVLALTLVYIGYGVAGVLIADIITSVMTVLIGGVLIGRHLPLTAFRNPPTVDLPIKQIRKYAVSTVIFYLFLMSLYHVDVLLLQIWVADRTVGYYKGALVIAEVLWVAPLAVQLALLQRVSSLWESGDIETIEVRAQRVTYYVLLLTSLLALGVGALAFDVVPLYLGESFTPAIVPLILLLPGVLGFAVARPSLAINQARRSLRPLLLATGASSVLNVLLNLLLIPRYGMAGAAIATSIGYGSLVVFQSAIARDLGYQPLGGIRWGPTLASVTVTAAVIVPLSVIITSPVLSLLIVPPIGALVFTVCIFGLGAITFDELQSLVDTVGVLPTRLERGLLVTVKRVTDLSK, encoded by the coding sequence ATGGCAAGCTCTTTCCAGTCAGCCATCCTGACAGTACTTTTTTCGAAAGTTTCGATTCTCGCATTGAGCGTTCTTTTTACTCCCTTACTCGTTCGCCTGCTCGGACCAACGCTGTATGGACAGTATGCAATTATTTTGTCGGTGTTTGCAATCACCGCTATTTTCATGATGTCAGGGACGACCGAAGCGGTTCGAAAATACGTGTCAGAGCAAGACGATGTGGAATGGCAAGTCGCCGTAATCAAGCAGACCTATCAGCCAGCGTTTCTCATCGGTATCCTCGCTGCAGTGGCCTTTGCACTTCTTGCCTGGTCGGGTGTCGTGGCCACGCTTTTCGGGGAGGCGTTCACCCCACTGTTCTATCTTCTGAGCGCATACGCAATCGGTCGACAGCTTAGGGTCCACATTTTGTGGACGTTGATGGGACTCCAACTCGAGTCGTGGTCCGAGCCGCTCAAGGTCGTCCAGAAAGTGGTATTCGTCGTACTAGCCCTCACGCTTGTATATATTGGGTACGGTGTAGCCGGCGTCCTCATCGCAGATATTATCACGAGCGTGATGACGGTTTTGATCGGTGGGGTTCTCATCGGTAGACACCTCCCACTCACTGCGTTCCGGAATCCGCCAACGGTCGATTTGCCGATCAAACAGATTCGAAAGTACGCGGTCAGTACCGTGATATTTTATCTATTTCTTATGTCACTATACCACGTCGACGTTCTGTTACTCCAAATATGGGTTGCCGACCGCACAGTTGGCTACTACAAGGGTGCGTTGGTCATTGCCGAGGTGCTCTGGGTGGCACCCCTAGCCGTCCAATTAGCGCTCTTACAGCGCGTCTCGAGTCTATGGGAGTCCGGTGATATCGAAACGATCGAGGTACGTGCACAGCGGGTGACATACTACGTATTATTGCTCACATCGCTCCTCGCCCTTGGGGTGGGTGCCCTCGCTTTCGACGTCGTCCCACTCTATCTCGGAGAGTCATTTACACCAGCCATCGTACCGTTGATCCTCCTCCTTCCAGGGGTACTCGGATTTGCCGTCGCGAGACCGTCACTCGCGATTAACCAGGCCCGACGCTCGTTACGACCACTACTGCTCGCTACCGGAGCGAGTTCTGTGCTCAACGTATTATTAAATCTGTTACTCATACCGAGGTATGGGATGGCAGGAGCAGCGATTGCAACGTCGATTGGGTATGGGAGTCTGGTTGTGTTCCAATCCGCTATTGCACGAGACCTGGGCTATCAGCCACTCGGTGGCATCCGATGGGGGCCAACGCTCGCGTCAGTTACCGTCACCGCGGCCGTCATTGTACCACTCTCGGTAATTATCACATCGCCAGTTCTGTCCCTGCTAATCGTCCCACCGATTGGCGCACTCGTCTTTACAGTGTGTATTTTCGGTCTCGGAGCGATTACTTTCGACGAACTCCAGTCGCTCGTCGATACTGTCGGAGTCTTACCAACAAGACTCGAAAGGGGATTACTGGTAACGGTTAAACGGGTGACCGATCTTAGCAAATGA
- a CDS encoding GNAT family N-acetyltransferase, which translates to MSVTITTLDSDERNRWDTYVERSPGGTLFHRYDALEAQADATDSTLHPLVGYKGEEPVGIFPLFEFGKGPLTLVFSPPSELGVPNLGPALVHMDQLKQRKQEKRHRRFIEGCIEWIDDERGPNYVSIQTGWQYDDARPFLWNEFDVTPAYTYTIDLRDGKDAVISRFSKSARQNVRNNTDASYTISQGGQREIRWILDELHERYEEQGRAPPIPTTFIEELYDRLPEGTVRPYVLSVDGEKATGTVLLENGSIARSWVGGATPDVDIPANDLLEWHMMCDALDRGVSFFEIVGGNTPRLNKWKAKFSPDIQTYYRVKRSSPGGEVAENLYTTLRDRSSLVSRMGPAREV; encoded by the coding sequence ATGAGTGTAACAATAACAACACTGGACTCGGACGAACGCAATAGGTGGGATACGTACGTCGAACGATCTCCTGGAGGCACCCTGTTTCATCGCTACGATGCCCTTGAAGCACAGGCGGATGCGACGGATTCGACGCTTCACCCGTTGGTCGGCTACAAAGGTGAGGAGCCCGTTGGCATCTTTCCATTATTCGAATTTGGAAAGGGGCCGCTCACGCTCGTATTTTCCCCGCCATCAGAACTTGGGGTACCGAATCTCGGGCCGGCACTTGTCCATATGGATCAGCTGAAGCAGCGAAAACAGGAAAAAAGACACAGGCGATTCATCGAAGGGTGTATCGAGTGGATCGACGACGAGCGTGGTCCCAACTACGTATCGATCCAGACGGGGTGGCAGTACGATGATGCCCGTCCGTTTCTCTGGAATGAATTCGACGTCACACCGGCGTACACGTACACGATTGACCTTCGTGATGGAAAAGACGCAGTCATCTCTCGGTTCAGCAAAAGCGCCCGACAAAACGTTCGGAATAATACTGATGCATCGTACACGATCTCGCAAGGTGGACAGCGAGAGATTCGATGGATTCTCGATGAGTTACACGAACGATACGAAGAACAGGGTAGGGCGCCACCTATCCCGACTACATTTATCGAAGAGCTGTACGACCGGCTTCCCGAGGGAACTGTCCGTCCGTACGTGTTGAGCGTCGATGGCGAGAAGGCAACGGGAACGGTCCTACTCGAGAACGGTTCGATCGCCAGAAGTTGGGTGGGTGGTGCAACACCCGATGTCGACATTCCCGCGAACGATTTACTCGAGTGGCACATGATGTGTGATGCACTCGATCGAGGAGTGTCTTTTTTCGAGATTGTTGGTGGCAACACGCCACGCCTCAACAAGTGGAAGGCGAAGTTCAGCCCGGATATTCAGACGTACTATCGAGTGAAACGCTCGTCACCAGGTGGCGAAGTTGCCGAGAACCTGTATACGACACTGCGCGATCGCTCGTCGCTGGTCTCGAGGATGGGACCGGCTAGAGAGGTATGA
- a CDS encoding polysaccharide deacetylase family protein, whose translation MDDYEFALCLTHDVDRPYKTYQHLYYAVSDRDPSHLTSFFSRDRPYWQFEEAMALEDRLGVRSSWYFLNEKNLLREKPPWEWLQPKNWQLFAGRYDITDEEIVEITGALERGGWEVGLHGSYESFDDLERLRYEKAALEDLVDAPIVGGRQHYLNLEQPRTWAYHREIGLQYDASLGSSETYGFDGHYDVLRPFDDEFVVFPLTIMERPLLEGHSSVEESWQACLEVLEEAARNEAVMTVLWHPRYLNEAEFPGYRTIYERLIREAKAMGAWVGPCRDWYEQTLSRQVSYGD comes from the coding sequence ATGGACGACTACGAGTTCGCACTGTGTCTCACCCACGACGTTGATCGTCCGTACAAGACCTATCAACACCTCTATTATGCCGTCTCTGATCGGGACCCTAGCCACCTCACGTCGTTCTTTTCACGAGACCGTCCATACTGGCAGTTCGAGGAGGCGATGGCCCTGGAGGACCGCCTTGGGGTCCGATCGTCGTGGTACTTCCTCAACGAGAAAAACCTGCTTCGGGAGAAGCCCCCCTGGGAATGGTTACAACCAAAAAACTGGCAACTGTTCGCCGGCCGGTACGACATCACTGACGAGGAAATCGTCGAGATAACCGGGGCTCTCGAGCGCGGCGGCTGGGAGGTGGGCTTACACGGATCGTACGAATCGTTTGACGACCTCGAGCGACTACGATATGAAAAGGCGGCCCTGGAAGATCTCGTAGATGCACCAATCGTTGGCGGGCGACAGCACTACCTGAATCTCGAGCAGCCCCGAACGTGGGCCTACCATCGAGAAATCGGCCTCCAGTACGATGCCAGTCTGGGCTCGAGCGAAACGTACGGCTTCGACGGCCACTACGATGTCCTCCGTCCATTCGACGACGAATTTGTCGTATTCCCGCTGACGATCATGGAACGGCCGTTGCTCGAGGGCCACTCGTCGGTCGAAGAAAGCTGGCAGGCGTGTCTCGAGGTACTCGAGGAAGCCGCTCGAAACGAGGCAGTGATGACCGTTCTCTGGCACCCACGGTACCTGAACGAGGCGGAGTTTCCAGGATATCGAACGATCTACGAGCGGTTGATTCGCGAGGCGAAAGCGATGGGTGCGTGGGTTGGTCCGTGCCGTGACTGGTATGAACAAACCCTCTCCAGACAGGTCTCATACGGAGACTGA
- a CDS encoding DUF354 domain-containing protein, giving the protein MRVSFDLTHPAHVHLFRHAIDDLSASGAKTLVTSREKDVTVDLLDYYNIPHRVLSSKSKRMSGMLGEWSLRGIRLLQLTYSFKPDIIVSRFNPASAFVSTVVNCEFLLFDDTETKPAVLRSITYPCADRIYTPCSFYRNLGSKQRRYDGYHELAYLHPNRFNADPNVLRNLGISRDETLVFVRLVSWDAPHDIGQSGFDDVVDAIKQLEDAGATVLLSTEGDLPIGLESYEVTVPVHEVHDLLYYSDLFIGESATMAIESAVLGTPAIFISSISAGVIKELSERYGLVYQFDGPNKHTLGLEKALEILRMSDPSVWQQRRSKLLNDKIDTTSFLLQEIRNTVM; this is encoded by the coding sequence ATGCGAGTTTCATTCGATTTGACACACCCTGCTCACGTCCACCTCTTTCGGCACGCTATCGATGACCTTTCTGCAAGTGGCGCGAAAACGCTCGTTACATCGAGGGAGAAGGATGTCACCGTTGATTTACTAGATTATTACAATATTCCACATCGCGTTCTCTCGAGCAAATCAAAACGGATGTCAGGTATGCTCGGAGAATGGTCGTTACGTGGAATCCGGTTATTACAACTCACTTATTCATTCAAACCTGATATTATTGTAAGTCGTTTTAACCCGGCATCAGCGTTCGTTTCTACGGTTGTGAACTGTGAGTTCTTATTGTTTGATGATACTGAGACCAAACCAGCAGTGCTTCGGTCAATCACCTACCCGTGTGCTGATCGTATCTATACACCTTGCAGCTTTTATCGTAACCTAGGATCTAAACAGCGACGATATGACGGTTATCACGAACTTGCCTACCTTCATCCGAATCGGTTCAATGCTGACCCGAACGTGTTGCGTAATCTCGGTATCAGCCGAGATGAGACTCTCGTCTTTGTCCGTCTGGTTTCTTGGGATGCACCCCATGATATCGGTCAGAGTGGATTTGATGACGTGGTCGATGCGATCAAACAACTCGAGGACGCTGGAGCAACGGTTTTACTTTCAACGGAGGGGGACCTCCCTATTGGGCTCGAAAGTTACGAGGTGACGGTTCCAGTACACGAGGTACACGATTTGCTGTACTACTCGGATCTTTTTATTGGTGAGAGTGCCACGATGGCAATCGAGAGCGCAGTACTCGGTACACCAGCAATCTTCATTTCTTCGATAAGTGCAGGGGTTATCAAGGAACTCTCGGAACGATATGGTCTTGTTTACCAGTTCGATGGACCAAACAAGCATACACTTGGTCTTGAAAAGGCACTCGAAATTTTACGAATGAGTGATCCTTCTGTGTGGCAACAACGTCGTTCGAAACTCTTGAACGACAAAATTGACACCACTAGTTTTCTCCTCCAAGAGATACGCAATACCGTTATGTAA
- a CDS encoding alkaline phosphatase family protein, protein MTTIVIGLDGANWQMIDQWIEDGILPNLSQLIDTGIGGISESCLPPLTVPNWKCYSTGKNPGKLDVFRFDKINTDAREHTFHDATDFKSAELWEYLNEGGYTTGIINKPSTYPPKPVDGFVIAGGPDASNSEFRTLDSGFTYPADLADELRDSLDYSVHPSPMISPSEKGEDEVAAILELISSRFDAAEYLLKQSSVDFLHMTAFYNMALQHYFWRDEPVRRAWEVIDQNLSRFMNDGHDLIIMSDHGTCKVESVFYINVWLAERGYLATQRNIDNVLRTVGITRERALSVAKRFGLVDGLSTHVPEQLQKMVPWEEGIKRDRILSIIDWEKTDAVASTQGPVYLTPTSETPEFERLRETLITELTELSHPETGTVLINDVHRGEEYYTGSYASNAPDLLLEQGPNVHISDAVGPANWYASSGVWKGGNMPDGLFLMNGPSFRNGGLNQRANIVDIAPTILHLFDLPIPEDMDGKVLDVFSTTYNRPVEYGPPLERDHHSTLSETNEIAERLADLGYLE, encoded by the coding sequence ATGACGACAATTGTAATCGGATTGGACGGGGCGAACTGGCAGATGATCGACCAGTGGATCGAAGACGGAATTCTTCCCAATCTCAGTCAGTTAATTGATACTGGTATTGGAGGTATTTCCGAAAGTTGTTTACCGCCTTTGACTGTCCCCAATTGGAAGTGTTATTCGACGGGAAAGAACCCTGGAAAACTCGATGTGTTTCGATTCGATAAAATCAATACTGATGCAAGAGAGCACACGTTTCACGACGCGACGGATTTTAAGAGTGCTGAACTCTGGGAATATCTCAATGAAGGCGGTTACACGACGGGGATTATCAACAAACCATCCACGTACCCACCAAAACCAGTTGATGGCTTCGTGATCGCTGGCGGACCTGATGCTTCCAATTCAGAGTTCCGAACGCTCGATTCCGGATTTACGTACCCTGCAGATCTTGCTGATGAATTGCGTGACTCACTCGATTATTCGGTACATCCTTCGCCGATGATTTCTCCATCCGAAAAAGGCGAGGATGAGGTTGCGGCTATTCTCGAACTGATAAGTTCTCGGTTCGACGCTGCAGAATACCTTCTCAAGCAGAGTTCGGTCGATTTTCTTCATATGACTGCATTTTACAACATGGCACTTCAACATTATTTTTGGCGCGACGAACCAGTACGTAGGGCTTGGGAGGTAATTGATCAGAACCTTTCCCGGTTTATGAACGATGGACATGATCTGATCATCATGTCTGACCACGGGACCTGCAAAGTTGAATCCGTTTTTTACATCAATGTTTGGCTTGCGGAACGAGGCTACCTTGCGACACAACGAAATATCGATAATGTCCTCCGAACAGTCGGTATCACACGAGAACGGGCACTCTCGGTCGCCAAACGATTCGGCTTAGTTGATGGGCTTAGCACGCATGTTCCAGAACAGTTGCAAAAAATGGTCCCTTGGGAAGAAGGTATCAAACGTGATCGAATCTTATCGATCATCGATTGGGAGAAAACGGACGCTGTAGCCAGCACACAGGGTCCTGTCTATCTAACTCCGACCTCGGAGACACCGGAGTTTGAACGCCTTCGGGAAACACTTATTACTGAATTAACCGAGCTTTCTCATCCTGAGACTGGAACAGTCCTAATAAACGATGTCCACCGTGGTGAAGAGTACTACACCGGATCGTATGCTTCGAATGCTCCGGATCTGTTACTTGAACAGGGGCCGAATGTACATATAAGTGATGCCGTTGGCCCAGCTAACTGGTACGCTTCTTCAGGGGTTTGGAAGGGCGGAAATATGCCGGATGGGCTCTTTTTGATGAACGGCCCAAGCTTCCGAAACGGCGGGCTCAACCAACGAGCCAATATCGTAGATATTGCTCCAACGATACTTCACTTGTTCGACCTTCCTATCCCGGAGGACATGGACGGAAAGGTCCTCGATGTGTTCTCCACGACATACAATCGGCCAGTTGAGTATGGTCCTCCACTCGAAAGGGACCATCATTCCACGTTGAGTGAGACAAATGAAATTGCGGAACGATTAGCTGACCTCGGCTATCTCGAATAA
- a CDS encoding glycosyltransferase family 2 protein: protein MYREHTVGVVVPAYNEEGFVGEVIETVPAFVDRIYVIDDGSTDDTWAEIQQAASRVNEHALVVDTHEATSTDGGLAFDQRVVPIQHEQNRGVGGAIKTGYQHSLEDEIDITAVMGGDGQMDPELLPRFLDPIVEGQADYTKGNRLLYKEYRQGMSSWRFLGNSVLTFLTKIASGYWKMMDPQNGYTAISRHALENVGIDELYEYYGYCNDLLVKLNAKGMRVADVAMPAQYGDEKSHIEYPTYIRKVSGMLLRNFLWRLKTRYLVLDFHPLALFYLFGAAAATLGTIGVGWSLYSWKRLENPLFVRIALSGLLFATGSMFLMFAMLFDMQANEGREVQVYD, encoded by the coding sequence ATGTATAGAGAGCACACTGTCGGCGTGGTCGTTCCAGCGTACAACGAGGAGGGATTCGTCGGGGAGGTCATCGAGACCGTGCCGGCGTTTGTCGACCGCATATACGTTATCGACGACGGCTCGACGGACGACACCTGGGCGGAGATTCAACAAGCTGCCAGCCGCGTCAACGAGCACGCACTGGTCGTCGACACACACGAAGCCACCTCGACCGACGGCGGACTGGCCTTCGACCAACGCGTCGTTCCCATCCAACACGAGCAAAACCGTGGCGTTGGCGGCGCGATCAAAACCGGCTATCAGCATTCACTCGAGGACGAAATCGATATTACGGCCGTCATGGGCGGTGACGGCCAGATGGATCCCGAACTCCTCCCTCGGTTTCTCGATCCGATTGTCGAGGGCCAGGCAGACTACACCAAAGGAAACCGCTTGCTGTACAAAGAGTACCGGCAGGGCATGTCTTCCTGGCGGTTCCTGGGCAACTCGGTACTGACCTTCCTGACCAAAATCGCCTCGGGCTACTGGAAGATGATGGACCCACAGAACGGCTACACGGCCATCTCGAGACACGCCCTCGAGAACGTCGGCATCGACGAGTTGTACGAGTACTACGGCTACTGCAACGATCTGCTTGTCAAGCTGAACGCCAAAGGCATGCGTGTCGCCGACGTTGCGATGCCAGCCCAGTACGGCGACGAGAAATCGCATATTGAGTACCCCACCTACATCCGAAAGGTTTCGGGGATGTTGCTCCGGAACTTCCTGTGGCGACTCAAAACGAGATATCTGGTGTTGGATTTCCATCCGCTCGCGTTGTTTTACCTGTTCGGGGCGGCCGCAGCGACGCTTGGGACGATTGGGGTGGGATGGTCTTTGTATTCCTGGAAACGGCTCGAGAACCCACTGTTCGTCCGAATCGCGCTTAGTGGTTTGCTGTTTGCGACTGGCAGTATGTTCCTGATGTTCGCGATGCTGTTCGATATGCAGGCGAACGAGGGTCGAGAGGTGCAGGTATATGACTAG
- a CDS encoding nucleotide sugar dehydrogenase: MSDAITDRTDGVYDAFHSNERLQDAFTTGTFPVSVYGLGKMGLPLAAVFADVTGNVRGVDIDPSIVDAVNDGRCHVKREPGLPSLVERSVANEALVATTDPRDAAKEATIHVVIVPTPITDDNEPDLSILDTVVEDIGHGLEAGDLVLIECTVPPRTTRDRVVPRLETVSGLTRDEFGVSVCPERTSSGRALEDIRGAYPKVVGGIDDESTRVAEVIYDEINDTGVIPVGDATTAEAVKVFEGVYRDVNIALANELATFTDELGIDVREAIDVANTQPYCDIHEPGPGVGGHCIPFYPYFLIDPFETDAPLLETARGVNDSMPGFTVEKLREGLEVTGRTLADATVLVLGLTYRPGVEEIRASPSLAIAERLSQAGTEVYGVDPMLESAEEFALELITLEGMGELTLDGIVLVTPHKEFETIRWSELEADDRTVIVDGRDSIEPSSLESAAQRVYTIGGGHNV, encoded by the coding sequence ATGAGTGATGCGATCACCGACCGTACAGACGGCGTCTACGACGCGTTCCACTCGAATGAGCGGCTGCAGGATGCGTTTACCACGGGGACGTTCCCCGTTTCGGTCTACGGCCTCGGCAAGATGGGACTGCCACTGGCTGCCGTCTTCGCCGACGTGACGGGCAACGTCCGTGGCGTCGATATCGATCCATCGATCGTCGACGCTGTCAACGACGGTCGGTGCCACGTCAAGCGAGAACCTGGGTTGCCATCGTTAGTCGAACGATCGGTCGCGAACGAGGCGCTGGTTGCGACGACGGACCCACGAGACGCCGCGAAGGAGGCCACGATTCACGTCGTTATCGTCCCGACCCCGATCACGGACGATAACGAACCCGACCTGTCGATACTGGATACCGTCGTCGAGGATATCGGCCATGGACTCGAGGCGGGCGACCTCGTTCTCATCGAGTGTACCGTACCACCGCGAACAACACGCGACCGGGTAGTGCCACGACTCGAGACGGTCTCCGGTCTCACACGTGACGAGTTCGGCGTCTCGGTCTGTCCCGAACGAACCTCGAGCGGTCGGGCCCTCGAGGATATCCGGGGCGCGTACCCGAAAGTCGTCGGCGGTATCGACGACGAAAGTACGCGTGTTGCCGAGGTCATCTACGATGAAATCAACGATACCGGTGTCATCCCCGTGGGCGACGCGACGACTGCAGAAGCCGTGAAAGTGTTCGAAGGCGTCTATCGCGACGTCAATATCGCGCTGGCGAACGAACTCGCGACGTTTACTGACGAACTCGGTATCGACGTTCGCGAGGCGATCGATGTCGCCAACACCCAACCGTACTGTGACATCCACGAACCCGGTCCTGGCGTTGGCGGGCACTGCATTCCGTTCTATCCGTACTTCCTGATCGACCCCTTCGAGACGGACGCACCGTTGCTCGAGACGGCTCGAGGCGTCAACGACTCGATGCCCGGCTTTACCGTCGAGAAACTTCGGGAAGGACTCGAGGTGACTGGACGCACGCTCGCGGATGCCACCGTCCTGGTACTCGGGCTAACCTATCGGCCTGGTGTCGAAGAGATTCGCGCCTCGCCGTCGCTCGCTATCGCAGAGCGACTCTCGCAGGCGGGGACAGAAGTGTACGGCGTCGACCCGATGCTCGAGTCAGCCGAGGAATTTGCGCTCGAACTGATCACGCTCGAGGGGATGGGGGAACTGACATTGGACGGCATCGTCCTCGTCACGCCACACAAAGAGTTCGAGACGATTCGATGGTCGGAACTCGAAGCTGATGATCGGACGGTCATCGTCGATGGGCGAGATTCGATCGAACCCTCGTCGCTCGAGTCGGCTGCACAGCGCGTCTACACTATTGGTGGTGGCCACAATGTATAG
- a CDS encoding metal-dependent hydrolase, protein MMPWEHAIVGYIAYSLFTHIVYRSAPTGAETVVVLVASVLPDVIDKPLAWEFGIFSSGYALGHSIFFAVPLSTAVFLLTLVVGRPRFGWAFGIGYLLHLPADVIPIYVQEGRMPLERILWPMSSLDGRSEVGFTEAFAATNDQYLQSLAELNQSPYMQAVALLMLGGFLLWVYDGMPIVREGYLALRQAVVWSTRQLRKYWRGDST, encoded by the coding sequence ATGATGCCCTGGGAACACGCTATCGTCGGCTACATCGCATATTCGCTGTTTACGCATATCGTTTACCGGTCCGCGCCAACGGGGGCCGAAACGGTCGTCGTGCTGGTCGCGTCCGTATTACCCGACGTCATCGACAAACCGCTCGCCTGGGAGTTCGGGATCTTCTCGAGTGGGTATGCTCTCGGGCACTCGATCTTCTTCGCCGTGCCGCTGAGTACTGCCGTTTTTCTTCTCACACTCGTCGTTGGTCGCCCACGATTCGGGTGGGCGTTCGGGATAGGGTACCTGCTCCACCTGCCCGCCGACGTCATCCCGATCTACGTACAGGAAGGACGGATGCCACTCGAGCGGATACTGTGGCCGATGAGTTCGCTCGATGGGCGAAGCGAGGTCGGATTCACCGAGGCGTTTGCCGCCACGAACGACCAGTATCTTCAATCGCTGGCCGAGCTCAATCAGTCTCCGTACATGCAGGCGGTGGCACTCTTGATGCTCGGTGGGTTCCTCCTCTGGGTGTACGACGGCATGCCAATCGTTCGTGAAGGGTATCTCGCACTCCGTCAGGCGGTAGTCTGGTCCACGCGGCAACTCAGAAAATACTGGCGTGGGGACTCGACGTGA